DNA from Musa acuminata AAA Group cultivar baxijiao chromosome BXJ1-5, Cavendish_Baxijiao_AAA, whole genome shotgun sequence:
CGGCATCAAGGAGCAAGACAGGTTGCTGCCAATTGCCAACGTGGGAAGGATCATGAAGCAGATGCTGCCCCCCAAcgcgaagatctcaaaggaagccAAGGAGACGATGCAGGAGTGCGTGTCGGAGTTCATCAGCTTCGTCACGGCCGAGGCCTCCGACCGGTGCCACAAGGAGAAGCGCAAGACGGTGAACGGGGACGACATCTGCTGGGCGCTCGGCACGCTTGGCTTCGACGACTATGCGGAGCCGATGAGGCGGTACTTGCACAAGTATCGTGAGGTCGAAGGCGATCGATCTGCAAGCAATGGTCAGAATACCAGGAGTAGCAACTTCGGCACCGGAGATGATCAGACGTTGTTCGATGACATGGACAGGAACAATCCTTCAACATCGAGGAGGTATTAGCTAGGTCTGAGGATGATGATGGCGTCGAGTCAGTGGGTAAGAAATCTCATGTTTCTGCCTCgagttttttcttgttcttgaagCTGCTCCCTTTCTTCTGTACTCTCTCTGTCAAGCAAAGGTTGCGGTTCAAGCTTCGACACCTATGTATCTTTTGATCATATGGTGGGAGCTGTAGTGCCGCTGCCTTTCATCAAGTAGTTGCCCGTATTCTAGTATCACTTGTTAGGCAGTCTTGAGCTATCGCAATTAAATGTAGGGGGTCTTAACTTATTTGTACAAACAGTAGGTGAGACAATATGTAAGATGTCCTTTCATGCTATATCATGTGCTTCtgtctttccaaaatttgaagagAAAACGAATAGTGGACACACACATGTtcagataagagagagagagagagagagagagtgagagagagagagagaggagggataTTAGAGATGGAAAATATCACTCGTGAGAATTACATGTTAGCTTGcctttcctttttcttcctccacTCGTGTCGTAAGAGCTTAAATTGCTTATTGGTGTTGTCAATTCAAGTCCTTGAGGCATGCATCACCAAGCTTAAACAATTGTTTCTCTCGTTATAGTATTATAAGACCTGTAACTGGCTTTTGCAAGTTGAGTTGACTGTCTACTGTCCATTGTCTCCAAGAAAAGGTCGCAAAGGACAAAGGACTAGATTGTATGAATGAGAGGATTACAGTGATGGAATTGTTCACTTTTTTTTTGAACTGTTCTATACTATATATACTTTTTGAATTGTTTTATGCTATCGATTCATTATACTTGCTACAGATCTACAAAAATACTTCCTCATTCAACAAAAAAAAGTATGAATATTGAGGATTCTTGAGAGAGAGCATGAATCTTGAGTAGGCATGTGAGGTGCCATTTTATGCAATCATTGGTCTTCATTTTTACACCAATAAGATATCAAAATAGATCGAGCAAGTACCTAACTCAATTTTACGCCaatgagatatcatcaagtaaGTACCTGTTAGGATCACCTCATGTTAACGTTTTGGAATTGGTGCAATTTGCTCATGTCAACTTAGTTTCTGTTGGTATGGAAGATTAACTAGGTGTTGCATTAATTTCCAAAATTCCTTTCAGTGTGCTTGTTGGAGAGTTCTTGTGCTTTTACTCCACAATATCGATATGTCAAGATAAAAAATGGCTGCCTTTTTTCTAGAATATGTTGGTGATGATGAACATGAACATGGGAAAAATATCTTAACTGTTAACTAATTAGTTGGTATAGTTAGTATGATGAGAAATTATGCGAGATTGTTAATATAAAGAaaaaattgcatgggatgccatTTGGAGTTGTTATTTATAAAACATCATTGCGATGaacttaaatattattttaccaTATATTCCCATGCAATCATCTAAAATCTTACACAAATGTTATTGTCGTCAGGTTGATTACTAGCAGAATAACATTAAAACTCATTATGATATCGCGTATATGTATGCTCCTACAAATAAGTAAATTTATTTatccttcattttttttatatttttaaatctcATTGGTAATCCTACTTGATGGCAATTAGCATGaaggattaaaatataaatattttaaggaacatatggccaagtatttggagGGATATACATGCTATATTAATTTGAGGAGgggaaataataatttttaaaatttgaaagtaTAAATATCTTAATGCATCTGATTTTTGAATAAGTATGATACAATTTGTATCTTATTTATCTGATTTATTTCGATTCCTTCCACCAAACACCTATTAGCACTTTTGGATGTCGAAAACACTCATACATTGTTGcattttgtatatattttttactttaattAATTTTTGGAGAATAATATTTgttcctttaaaaaaaaaaagacattgaTATTTTGTTTCTCATTTTTATaaagataaaatacaaaaaagaacAAGAAACTTATAAGGGACCATCAAACAATTGGATAAACGATGGTTGACTGAAGAAAAAACAACTACGATTGACTGAAGAAAAGAACAATACTTTTCACTGTGAATCGTACGAACCAGCAAGTCATAATTATTGAGCAGCAAAATGCATGTGACAATATAAATCGCATGGGCATCTGCAAATCCTTGCTACCGCAACCTTTGGCATGGCTGTGTGTAAGAAACCATCAACGACTGAGAACTTTTTGATTGACACCAAAGATGAATCCTAGAATCTCATCACGGAAGAAGCTACTTAATCTTGAAGTTGAGATATTACAGGTAGTGAAAAATGTCGTCTCCTTCAATTATCACACCATTGTTAGCCACCATGAATTATTAGACGGTCGAAAGAAAAGCTTAGTGATACTGAAAAATCTCTTGGAGCATAAAAACGTCCAacactttctttttcttcaagCAAACAAAAAGACTTCAAACTGGAAGGGAGGGTTTCCACGTACATATGGATTTTGAAGACATTGATTTAACATGCTCCTCCTCATATTGGATCACATCAAGATTCAAGCATCAATAAATACTAGGCAATACGGTTCCAAACATGTCATAGGTGTTTCATCTATTTGTCTGCCATACCGAGTTTGCACACattccttcctctcttctcaatCTTGATATCTCCTCTCTGACACAAAGATAACCTTTGCGCGATATCAGTTCATCAACGACAATAAAATTATGAACGTTAATGGGATTGCATAGAAAAAGAATTTCCACTGAGTTGGTGGAGAGTTAGTACTAAATTACCTATTCATTAGATTATTAGTTAGTGAAGTCTAGTGAAAGCTTCTGGAGGTTTAAAAGATGGTGTGTTGATTAAGCTATCCAGTAAAATAGGAACTAAGCGATAGGTGTAAATTTGTGCAAGAAAAAGTGAAGCTTCTGTTGAGCAACACACAAGCTTGTGGGTACCATTTCCTTGCAATTCACGAAG
Protein-coding regions in this window:
- the LOC135675015 gene encoding nuclear transcription factor Y subunit B-4-like; its protein translation is MADSSGNSQEAQGQALGTSTGAGSGDGGIKEQDRLLPIANVGRIMKQMLPPNAKISKEAKETMQECVSEFISFVTAEASDRCHKEKRKTVNGDDICWALGTLGFDDYAEPMRRYLHKYREVEGDRSASNGQNTRSSNFGTGDDQTLFDDMDRNNPSTSRRY